Proteins from a genomic interval of Channa argus isolate prfri chromosome 11, Channa argus male v1.0, whole genome shotgun sequence:
- the smtnb gene encoding smoothelin isoform X4, which produces MSLESYSALDEPSLRALLDGTVDLDERRLIRSAIRELRRREIEDMEAALASKRFRPTRLKQQEDKENQHRLELSDSLHVLSQKLQSIQDIDELTKMLCAATEYEERKMIRAAIRQIRDEQQQGTAEQGKAPGRCLESESVEPQNSMGDRDQQRESQSEREHIRSQICELRGQQTQQSRELQRIGSNSGMVLVLDHLAKDDSGPPLIQPQREALTTEPEQVLSHRQRSDSPVSDGSVTSVLSKSNLDSMASEKSLGSAYRVQLDSGASDRSQSPSHRGRLDSGASERSVSSQSFVRERLGSDVSNSGVRPRLESGGSDSIGLLSRKRTDSGTSDLSVNMSSEDRGSVEEVEVIMSSGSTSSTDSETESRSQGPSSSLAQSNHHCFIDKEQPDGAVLSHSDPANGLINGNAEGKVDFQKQKITVNSGFPLTDSKAKNSASERKDVILEQFIRSNSVRDRMRKFTEPSQSSDVPALKKIPLRNGTISSDKLNLPRATKLFTHAAASPITSGDRPARPRVDSTSHTSAASQSQATPQPRGVANKPLSSVSQLQNTVGGTRHPAEKDVHASGSSKEERTLGRAAGQQVSQEEADPDMKTFLTIEIKDGRTTTSSTSSPRSNIVPITNMTPRITNALGQRAELTLGLRATPFKISSSSLSSGSSIKMETEPVNASEPVFSTGPSVQVGCQVPVIPNGSSTQTKPNESSRKLTAEQLDAVDDEELLDKMLDESKDFEERKLIRAAMRDLRKRKREAMMGCTQEEIGRADQREKEREARLQELRQQRDERTQKGHPGVGAGEVVMRKVEKSADGSTLSQVTKTDRFAKSDDGSRSTRSTVLEASYVQKTDRGTVQSKSYSYTSSTSSSSSSNTSKKVGSVFDREDDTSSRSSGGLAALERRQAERRKELMRAQTMPKTSAMQGRKAMIEKLEKEGVGPGNQAVAKVNKVQRSTSFGVPNANSIKQMLLDWCRAKTRSYEHVDIQNFSSSWSNGMAFCALVHHFFPEAFDYSSLSPSNRRKNFEVAFSTAETYANCMPLLEVEDMMIMGNKPDSKCVFTYVQSLVNHLRRYEMAMGRPSDL; this is translated from the exons ATGTCTCTGGAGAGTTACTCTGCGCTGGACGAGCCCTCTCTCCGAGCCTTG CTGGATGGAACCGTGGATCTGGACGAGAGACGTCTCATTCGTTCAGCCATCCGGGAGTTGAGGAGGAGGGAGATCGAGGACATGGAGGCCGCTTTGGCAAGCAAGAGATTTCGACCCACGCGCCTCAAGCAGCAAGAGGACAAGGAGAACCAGCACAG gttAGAATTAAGTGACAGCTTGCATGTTCTGTCCCAAAAGCTTCAATCAATCCAGGACATTGATGAGCTGACGAAAATG CTCTGTGCTGCCACCGAGTACGAGGAGAGGAAAATGATAAGAGCAGCCATCCGACAAATCCGAGATGAACAGCAACAAG ggacTGCAGAGCAAGGTAAAGCCCCTGGTCGCTGTCTGGAGTCTGAGAGCGTGGAGCCCCAGAACAGCATGGGAGATAGG GACCAACAGCGAGAGAGTCAAAGTGAACGAGAACATATCAGATCTCAGATCTGTGAGTTACGTGGCCAGCAGACACAACAAAGCAGAGAGCTGCAGAGGATTG GCTCCAACTCAGGCATGGTGTTGGTTCTTGATCACCTGGCGAAAGATGACTCTGGGCCTCCGTTGATCCAACCTCAGAGAGAAGCTTTGACCACAGAGCCTGAGCAGGTTCTGTCACACCGTCAAAGGTCAGACTCCCCAGTTTCAGACGGCAGTGTAACCTCAGTGCTTTCCAAGTCCAATCTGGATTCCATGGCATCGGAGAAGAGTCTGGGCTCAGCCTATAGAGTCCAGCTGGACTCTGGAGCCTCAGACAGAAGCCAGAGTCCCTCCCACCGCGGCCGACTAGATTCTGGGGCATCAGAGCGAAGTGTCAGCTCTCAGTCCTTTGTCAGAGAAAGATTAGGCTCAGATGTCTCCAACTCTGGGGTCAGACCACGTTTGGAGTCTGGGGGTTCAGACAGCATTGGTCTTTTGTCAAGGAAACGGACTGACTCAGGAACATCTGACCTGAGTGTAAATATGTCCTCTGAAGACAGGGGTtcagtggaggaggtggaggtgatcATGAGTAGTGGTTCAACTTCCAGCACAGATTCAGAAACTGAGAGCAGAAGCCAAGGTCCATCCAGCTCCCTGGCTCAGTCCAACCATCACTGCTTTATTGACAAGGAGCAGCCTGATGGTGCTGTCTTATCACATAGTGACCCTGCAAATGGCCTGATTAATGGCAATGCCGAGGGGAAAGTTGACTTTCAGAAACAAAAG ataACAGTTAACAGTGGTTTTCCCCTCACTGACAGCAAAGCAAAGAATTCTG CATCTGAGAGGAAAGATGTTATTTTGGAGCAATTTATCCGCTCTAACTCTGTACGTGACCGCATGCGCAAGTTCACAGAGCCCAGCCAGAGCTCAGATGTCCCAGCTTTGAAGAAAATTCCTCTGAGGAATGGGACAATCTCTAGTGACAAGCTAAATCTCCCCAGAGCTACTAAGCTGTTTACACATGCTGCAGCATCCCCCATCACATCTGGAGACAGGCCAGCAAGACCACGTGTAGACTCCACATCTCACACCTCTGCCGCATCTCAGAGTCAGGCCACACCTCAGCCAAGAGGTGTGGCTAACAAACCTCTGTCTTCAGTGAGCCAATTGCAGAACACCGTGGGTGGGACAAGGCATCCAGCTGAAAAAGATGTGCACGCCTCGGGTAGCTCAAAGGAAGAAAGGACTCTAGGGAGAGCAGCTGGACAGCAGGTCTCCCAGGAAGAAGCAGACCCGGACATGAAGACTTTCCTCACAATTGAGATCAAGGATGGGcgcaccaccacctcctctacATCCTCCCCTAGGAGCAACATTGTCCCCATCACCAACATGACCCCACGCATCACTAATGCTCTGGGGCAGAGGGCAG AGTTGACCCTTGGCCTAAGAGCAACACCATTCAAGATATCTTCAAGCAGCCTGTCTTCTGGATCCTCCATCAAG ATGGAAACAGAGCCTGTTAACGCCTCTGAGCCGGTGTTTTCAACTGGGCCGTCAGTCCAGGTGGGGTGTCAAGTCCCAGTCATCCCCAACGGCTCCAGCACTCAGACTAAACCCAATGAGAGCTCCAGAAAACTTACTGCTGAACAGCTGGATGCCGTTGATGATGAAGAGCTCCTTGACAAAATG CTTGATGAGTCTAAAGACTTTGAGGAGAGGAAGCTGATCCGTGCAGCTATGAGGGATCTTCgcaagagaaagagag AGGCCATGATGGGATGTACTCAAGAGGAAATAGGTAGGGCAG ACCAGAGAGAAAAGGAGCGTGAGGCCCGTCTGCAGGAGCTACGGCAGCAGAGAGACGAGCGAACACAGAAAGGTCACCCAGGGGTCGGAGCCGGTGAGGTGGTAATGAGGAAGGTGGAGAAGTCAGCAGATGGCTCCACCCTCAGTCAGGTCACAAAGACAGACCGCTTCGCCAAGTCtg ATGATGGGAGCAGGTCAACGCGCAGCACTGTTCTTGAGGCCAGTTATGTGCAGAAAACGGACA GAGGAACAGTCCAGTCAAAATCATACAGCTACACCTCCTCCacttcctcatcctcttcttctaACACAAGCAAAAAAGTGGGCAG TGTATTTGATCGTGAGGATGACACATCGTCTCGCAGCAGCGGTGGGTTGGCCGCCTTGGAGCGAAGGCAGGCAGAGAGGCGTAAAGAGCTGATGAGGGCTCAGACAATGCCGAAGACCTCAGCCATGCAGGGCCGCAAAGCCATGATTGAGAAGCTGGAGAAGGAGGGAGTCGG ccctgGAAACCAGGCAGTCGCCAAGGTAAACAAGGTTCAACGTTCCACCAGCTTTGGTGTACCCAACGCAAACTCCATCAAGCAGATGCTCCTTGACTGGTGCCGTGCCAAAACCCGCTCGTATGAG CATGTGGACATTCAGAATTTTTCATCCAGCTGGAGTAATGGAATGGCGTTTTGTGCCCTGGTCCATCATTTCTTCCCTGAAGCGTTTGACTACAGCTCCCTAAGCCCCAGCAACCGCCGGAAGAACTTTGAGGTGGCCTTTAGCACAGCCGA
- the smtnb gene encoding smoothelin isoform X5 yields MSLESYSALDEPSLRALLDGTVDLDERRLIRSAIRELRRREIEDMEAALASKRFRPTRLKQQEDKENQHRLELSDSLHVLSQKLQSIQDIDELTKMLCAATEYEERKMIRAAIRQIRDEQQQGTAEQGKAPGRCLESESVEPQNSMGDRDQQRESQSEREHIRSQICELRGQQTQQSRELQRIGSNSGMVLVLDHLAKDDSGPPLIQPQREALTTEPEQVLSHRQRSDSPVSDGSVTSVLSKSNLDSMASEKSLGSAYRVQLDSGASDRSQSPSHRGRLDSGASERSVSSQSFVRERLGSDVSNSGVRPRLESGGSDSIGLLSRKRTDSGTSDLSVNMSSEDRGSVEEVEVIMSSGSTSSTDSETESRSQGPSSSLAQSNHHCFIDKEQPDGAVLSHSDPANGLINGNAEGKVDFQKQKITVNSGFPLTDSKAKNSASERKDVILEQFIRSNSVRDRMRKFTEPSQSSDVPALKKIPLRNGTISSDKLNLPRATKLFTHAAASPITSGDRPARPRVDSTSHTSAASQSQATPQPRGVANKPLSSVSQLQNTVGGTRHPAEKDVHASGSSKEERTLGRAAGQQVSQEEADPDMKTFLTIEIKDGRTTTSSTSSPRSNIVPITNMTPRITNALGQRAELTLGLRATPFKISSSSLSSGSSIKMETEPVNASEPVFSTGPSVQVGCQVPVIPNGSSTQTKPNESSRKLTAEQLDAVDDEELLDKMLDESKDFEERKLIRAAMRDLRKRKREAMMGCTQEEIGRADQREKEREARLQELRQQRDERTQKGHPGVGAGEVVMRKVEKSADGSTLSQVTKTDRFAKSDDGSRSTRSTVLEASYVQKTDRGTVQSKSYSYTSSTSSSSSSNTSKKVGSVFDREDDTSSRSSGGLAALERRQAERRKELMRAQTMPKTSAMQGRKAMIEKLEKEGVGPGNQAVAKVNKVQRSTSFGVPNANSIKQMLLDWCRAKTRSYEHVDIQNFSSSWSNGMAFCALVHHFFPEAFDYSSLSPSNRRKNFEVAFSTAEKLVDCPQLLDVDDMVKMREPDWKCVYTYLQEFYRGLVTKGLVKTKNSS; encoded by the exons ATGTCTCTGGAGAGTTACTCTGCGCTGGACGAGCCCTCTCTCCGAGCCTTG CTGGATGGAACCGTGGATCTGGACGAGAGACGTCTCATTCGTTCAGCCATCCGGGAGTTGAGGAGGAGGGAGATCGAGGACATGGAGGCCGCTTTGGCAAGCAAGAGATTTCGACCCACGCGCCTCAAGCAGCAAGAGGACAAGGAGAACCAGCACAG gttAGAATTAAGTGACAGCTTGCATGTTCTGTCCCAAAAGCTTCAATCAATCCAGGACATTGATGAGCTGACGAAAATG CTCTGTGCTGCCACCGAGTACGAGGAGAGGAAAATGATAAGAGCAGCCATCCGACAAATCCGAGATGAACAGCAACAAG ggacTGCAGAGCAAGGTAAAGCCCCTGGTCGCTGTCTGGAGTCTGAGAGCGTGGAGCCCCAGAACAGCATGGGAGATAGG GACCAACAGCGAGAGAGTCAAAGTGAACGAGAACATATCAGATCTCAGATCTGTGAGTTACGTGGCCAGCAGACACAACAAAGCAGAGAGCTGCAGAGGATTG GCTCCAACTCAGGCATGGTGTTGGTTCTTGATCACCTGGCGAAAGATGACTCTGGGCCTCCGTTGATCCAACCTCAGAGAGAAGCTTTGACCACAGAGCCTGAGCAGGTTCTGTCACACCGTCAAAGGTCAGACTCCCCAGTTTCAGACGGCAGTGTAACCTCAGTGCTTTCCAAGTCCAATCTGGATTCCATGGCATCGGAGAAGAGTCTGGGCTCAGCCTATAGAGTCCAGCTGGACTCTGGAGCCTCAGACAGAAGCCAGAGTCCCTCCCACCGCGGCCGACTAGATTCTGGGGCATCAGAGCGAAGTGTCAGCTCTCAGTCCTTTGTCAGAGAAAGATTAGGCTCAGATGTCTCCAACTCTGGGGTCAGACCACGTTTGGAGTCTGGGGGTTCAGACAGCATTGGTCTTTTGTCAAGGAAACGGACTGACTCAGGAACATCTGACCTGAGTGTAAATATGTCCTCTGAAGACAGGGGTtcagtggaggaggtggaggtgatcATGAGTAGTGGTTCAACTTCCAGCACAGATTCAGAAACTGAGAGCAGAAGCCAAGGTCCATCCAGCTCCCTGGCTCAGTCCAACCATCACTGCTTTATTGACAAGGAGCAGCCTGATGGTGCTGTCTTATCACATAGTGACCCTGCAAATGGCCTGATTAATGGCAATGCCGAGGGGAAAGTTGACTTTCAGAAACAAAAG ataACAGTTAACAGTGGTTTTCCCCTCACTGACAGCAAAGCAAAGAATTCTG CATCTGAGAGGAAAGATGTTATTTTGGAGCAATTTATCCGCTCTAACTCTGTACGTGACCGCATGCGCAAGTTCACAGAGCCCAGCCAGAGCTCAGATGTCCCAGCTTTGAAGAAAATTCCTCTGAGGAATGGGACAATCTCTAGTGACAAGCTAAATCTCCCCAGAGCTACTAAGCTGTTTACACATGCTGCAGCATCCCCCATCACATCTGGAGACAGGCCAGCAAGACCACGTGTAGACTCCACATCTCACACCTCTGCCGCATCTCAGAGTCAGGCCACACCTCAGCCAAGAGGTGTGGCTAACAAACCTCTGTCTTCAGTGAGCCAATTGCAGAACACCGTGGGTGGGACAAGGCATCCAGCTGAAAAAGATGTGCACGCCTCGGGTAGCTCAAAGGAAGAAAGGACTCTAGGGAGAGCAGCTGGACAGCAGGTCTCCCAGGAAGAAGCAGACCCGGACATGAAGACTTTCCTCACAATTGAGATCAAGGATGGGcgcaccaccacctcctctacATCCTCCCCTAGGAGCAACATTGTCCCCATCACCAACATGACCCCACGCATCACTAATGCTCTGGGGCAGAGGGCAG AGTTGACCCTTGGCCTAAGAGCAACACCATTCAAGATATCTTCAAGCAGCCTGTCTTCTGGATCCTCCATCAAG ATGGAAACAGAGCCTGTTAACGCCTCTGAGCCGGTGTTTTCAACTGGGCCGTCAGTCCAGGTGGGGTGTCAAGTCCCAGTCATCCCCAACGGCTCCAGCACTCAGACTAAACCCAATGAGAGCTCCAGAAAACTTACTGCTGAACAGCTGGATGCCGTTGATGATGAAGAGCTCCTTGACAAAATG CTTGATGAGTCTAAAGACTTTGAGGAGAGGAAGCTGATCCGTGCAGCTATGAGGGATCTTCgcaagagaaagagag AGGCCATGATGGGATGTACTCAAGAGGAAATAGGTAGGGCAG ACCAGAGAGAAAAGGAGCGTGAGGCCCGTCTGCAGGAGCTACGGCAGCAGAGAGACGAGCGAACACAGAAAGGTCACCCAGGGGTCGGAGCCGGTGAGGTGGTAATGAGGAAGGTGGAGAAGTCAGCAGATGGCTCCACCCTCAGTCAGGTCACAAAGACAGACCGCTTCGCCAAGTCtg ATGATGGGAGCAGGTCAACGCGCAGCACTGTTCTTGAGGCCAGTTATGTGCAGAAAACGGACA GAGGAACAGTCCAGTCAAAATCATACAGCTACACCTCCTCCacttcctcatcctcttcttctaACACAAGCAAAAAAGTGGGCAG TGTATTTGATCGTGAGGATGACACATCGTCTCGCAGCAGCGGTGGGTTGGCCGCCTTGGAGCGAAGGCAGGCAGAGAGGCGTAAAGAGCTGATGAGGGCTCAGACAATGCCGAAGACCTCAGCCATGCAGGGCCGCAAAGCCATGATTGAGAAGCTGGAGAAGGAGGGAGTCGG ccctgGAAACCAGGCAGTCGCCAAGGTAAACAAGGTTCAACGTTCCACCAGCTTTGGTGTACCCAACGCAAACTCCATCAAGCAGATGCTCCTTGACTGGTGCCGTGCCAAAACCCGCTCGTATGAG CATGTGGACATTCAGAATTTTTCATCCAGCTGGAGTAATGGAATGGCGTTTTGTGCCCTGGTCCATCATTTCTTCCCTGAAGCGTTTGACTACAGCTCCCTAAGCCCCAGCAACCGCCGGAAGAACTTTGAGGTGGCCTTTAGCACAGCCGA GAAACTAGTGGACTGTCCTCAGCTGTTGGATGTGGACGACATGGTGAAGATGCGCGAGCCAGATTGGAAGTGTGTATACACGTACCTGCAGGAGTTCTACAGGGGTCTGGTGACGAAGGGCCTGGTTAAAACCAAAAACTCCTCCTAG
- the smtnb gene encoding smoothelin isoform X7 produces the protein MSLESYSALDEPSLRALLDGTVDLDERRLIRSAIRELRRREIEDMEAALASKRFRPTRLKQQEDKENQHRLELSDSLHVLSQKLQSIQDIDELTKMLCAATEYEERKMIRAAIRQIRDEQQQGTAEQGKAPGRCLESESVEPQNSMGDRDQQRESQSEREHIRSQICELRGQQTQQSRELQRIGSNSGMVLVLDHLAKDDSGPPLIQPQREALTTEPEQVLSHRQRSDSPVSDGSVTSVLSKSNLDSMASEKSLGSAYRVQLDSGASDRSQSPSHRGRLDSGASERSVSSQSFVRERLGSDVSNSGVRPRLESGGSDSIGLLSRKRTDSGTSDLSVNMSSEDRGSVEEVEVIMSSGSTSSTDSETESRSQGPSSSLAQSNHHCFIDKEQPDGAVLSHSDPANGLINGNAEGKVDFQKQKITVNSGFPLTDSKAKNSASERKDVILEQFIRSNSVRDRMRKFTEPSQSSDVPALKKIPLRNGTISSDKLNLPRATKLFTHAAASPITSGDRPARPRVDSTSHTSAASQSQATPQPRGVANKPLSSVSQLQNTVGGTRHPAEKDVHASGSSKEERTLGRAAGQQVSQEEADPDMKTFLTIEIKDGRTTTSSTSSPRSNIVPITNMTPRITNALGQRAELTLGLRATPFKISSSSLSSGSSIKMETEPVNASEPVFSTGPSVQVGCQVPVIPNGSSTQTKPNESSRKLTAEQLDAVDDEELLDKMLDESKDFEERKLIRAAMRDLRKRKREAMMGCTQEEIDQREKEREARLQELRQQRDERTQKGHPGVGAGEVVMRKVEKSADGSTLSQVTKTDRFAKSDDGSRSTRSTVLEASYVQKTDRGTVQSKSYSYTSSTSSSSSSNTSKKVGSVFDREDDTSSRSSGGLAALERRQAERRKELMRAQTMPKTSAMQGRKAMIEKLEKEGVGPGNQAVAKVNKVQRSTSFGVPNANSIKQMLLDWCRAKTRSYEHVDIQNFSSSWSNGMAFCALVHHFFPEAFDYSSLSPSNRRKNFEVAFSTAEKLVDCPQLLDVDDMVKMREPDWKCVYTYLQEFYRGLVTKGLVKTKNSS, from the exons ATGTCTCTGGAGAGTTACTCTGCGCTGGACGAGCCCTCTCTCCGAGCCTTG CTGGATGGAACCGTGGATCTGGACGAGAGACGTCTCATTCGTTCAGCCATCCGGGAGTTGAGGAGGAGGGAGATCGAGGACATGGAGGCCGCTTTGGCAAGCAAGAGATTTCGACCCACGCGCCTCAAGCAGCAAGAGGACAAGGAGAACCAGCACAG gttAGAATTAAGTGACAGCTTGCATGTTCTGTCCCAAAAGCTTCAATCAATCCAGGACATTGATGAGCTGACGAAAATG CTCTGTGCTGCCACCGAGTACGAGGAGAGGAAAATGATAAGAGCAGCCATCCGACAAATCCGAGATGAACAGCAACAAG ggacTGCAGAGCAAGGTAAAGCCCCTGGTCGCTGTCTGGAGTCTGAGAGCGTGGAGCCCCAGAACAGCATGGGAGATAGG GACCAACAGCGAGAGAGTCAAAGTGAACGAGAACATATCAGATCTCAGATCTGTGAGTTACGTGGCCAGCAGACACAACAAAGCAGAGAGCTGCAGAGGATTG GCTCCAACTCAGGCATGGTGTTGGTTCTTGATCACCTGGCGAAAGATGACTCTGGGCCTCCGTTGATCCAACCTCAGAGAGAAGCTTTGACCACAGAGCCTGAGCAGGTTCTGTCACACCGTCAAAGGTCAGACTCCCCAGTTTCAGACGGCAGTGTAACCTCAGTGCTTTCCAAGTCCAATCTGGATTCCATGGCATCGGAGAAGAGTCTGGGCTCAGCCTATAGAGTCCAGCTGGACTCTGGAGCCTCAGACAGAAGCCAGAGTCCCTCCCACCGCGGCCGACTAGATTCTGGGGCATCAGAGCGAAGTGTCAGCTCTCAGTCCTTTGTCAGAGAAAGATTAGGCTCAGATGTCTCCAACTCTGGGGTCAGACCACGTTTGGAGTCTGGGGGTTCAGACAGCATTGGTCTTTTGTCAAGGAAACGGACTGACTCAGGAACATCTGACCTGAGTGTAAATATGTCCTCTGAAGACAGGGGTtcagtggaggaggtggaggtgatcATGAGTAGTGGTTCAACTTCCAGCACAGATTCAGAAACTGAGAGCAGAAGCCAAGGTCCATCCAGCTCCCTGGCTCAGTCCAACCATCACTGCTTTATTGACAAGGAGCAGCCTGATGGTGCTGTCTTATCACATAGTGACCCTGCAAATGGCCTGATTAATGGCAATGCCGAGGGGAAAGTTGACTTTCAGAAACAAAAG ataACAGTTAACAGTGGTTTTCCCCTCACTGACAGCAAAGCAAAGAATTCTG CATCTGAGAGGAAAGATGTTATTTTGGAGCAATTTATCCGCTCTAACTCTGTACGTGACCGCATGCGCAAGTTCACAGAGCCCAGCCAGAGCTCAGATGTCCCAGCTTTGAAGAAAATTCCTCTGAGGAATGGGACAATCTCTAGTGACAAGCTAAATCTCCCCAGAGCTACTAAGCTGTTTACACATGCTGCAGCATCCCCCATCACATCTGGAGACAGGCCAGCAAGACCACGTGTAGACTCCACATCTCACACCTCTGCCGCATCTCAGAGTCAGGCCACACCTCAGCCAAGAGGTGTGGCTAACAAACCTCTGTCTTCAGTGAGCCAATTGCAGAACACCGTGGGTGGGACAAGGCATCCAGCTGAAAAAGATGTGCACGCCTCGGGTAGCTCAAAGGAAGAAAGGACTCTAGGGAGAGCAGCTGGACAGCAGGTCTCCCAGGAAGAAGCAGACCCGGACATGAAGACTTTCCTCACAATTGAGATCAAGGATGGGcgcaccaccacctcctctacATCCTCCCCTAGGAGCAACATTGTCCCCATCACCAACATGACCCCACGCATCACTAATGCTCTGGGGCAGAGGGCAG AGTTGACCCTTGGCCTAAGAGCAACACCATTCAAGATATCTTCAAGCAGCCTGTCTTCTGGATCCTCCATCAAG ATGGAAACAGAGCCTGTTAACGCCTCTGAGCCGGTGTTTTCAACTGGGCCGTCAGTCCAGGTGGGGTGTCAAGTCCCAGTCATCCCCAACGGCTCCAGCACTCAGACTAAACCCAATGAGAGCTCCAGAAAACTTACTGCTGAACAGCTGGATGCCGTTGATGATGAAGAGCTCCTTGACAAAATG CTTGATGAGTCTAAAGACTTTGAGGAGAGGAAGCTGATCCGTGCAGCTATGAGGGATCTTCgcaagagaaagagag AGGCCATGATGGGATGTACTCAAGAGGAAATAG ACCAGAGAGAAAAGGAGCGTGAGGCCCGTCTGCAGGAGCTACGGCAGCAGAGAGACGAGCGAACACAGAAAGGTCACCCAGGGGTCGGAGCCGGTGAGGTGGTAATGAGGAAGGTGGAGAAGTCAGCAGATGGCTCCACCCTCAGTCAGGTCACAAAGACAGACCGCTTCGCCAAGTCtg ATGATGGGAGCAGGTCAACGCGCAGCACTGTTCTTGAGGCCAGTTATGTGCAGAAAACGGACA GAGGAACAGTCCAGTCAAAATCATACAGCTACACCTCCTCCacttcctcatcctcttcttctaACACAAGCAAAAAAGTGGGCAG TGTATTTGATCGTGAGGATGACACATCGTCTCGCAGCAGCGGTGGGTTGGCCGCCTTGGAGCGAAGGCAGGCAGAGAGGCGTAAAGAGCTGATGAGGGCTCAGACAATGCCGAAGACCTCAGCCATGCAGGGCCGCAAAGCCATGATTGAGAAGCTGGAGAAGGAGGGAGTCGG ccctgGAAACCAGGCAGTCGCCAAGGTAAACAAGGTTCAACGTTCCACCAGCTTTGGTGTACCCAACGCAAACTCCATCAAGCAGATGCTCCTTGACTGGTGCCGTGCCAAAACCCGCTCGTATGAG CATGTGGACATTCAGAATTTTTCATCCAGCTGGAGTAATGGAATGGCGTTTTGTGCCCTGGTCCATCATTTCTTCCCTGAAGCGTTTGACTACAGCTCCCTAAGCCCCAGCAACCGCCGGAAGAACTTTGAGGTGGCCTTTAGCACAGCCGA GAAACTAGTGGACTGTCCTCAGCTGTTGGATGTGGACGACATGGTGAAGATGCGCGAGCCAGATTGGAAGTGTGTATACACGTACCTGCAGGAGTTCTACAGGGGTCTGGTGACGAAGGGCCTGGTTAAAACCAAAAACTCCTCCTAG